A part of Chitinivibrio alkaliphilus ACht1 genomic DNA contains:
- a CDS encoding divergent polysaccharide deacetylase family protein: MLLSLRESTTQLSTSQHALEQKLSNLERNIVYKLKEYGMERNHFSISLDLATGVREIVCTVPRGVPMEKIVQRVQQGASGTSYSLSDSYMHERNERTIVHFESSRRDEEDIRVILQRGRYYAAHTGEVHFIIHGVEALSPSDRLDYLTFPYGGFTYVLIPWKDNATDYYSLLQRYDQAVLTKIPLESMIDRNTVRSRFTIMLDNNLSEMELKIADILRNAPTTRAVASVGGSRVLSNSRSRKTFFKALSARNIPFYDRRPISALPAPNTDQERKDARSQGLTYLYENVSFDTDTEEDILPRLKQVADRAIRSGSVTLWVAATPAFISALEEAAPYFEERGIHLSPLP; encoded by the coding sequence ATGCTTCTCTCCTTGCGGGAAAGTACAACCCAACTTTCCACAAGTCAACACGCCCTGGAACAGAAACTCAGCAATCTGGAACGAAACATCGTATATAAGCTGAAAGAGTACGGGATGGAGCGAAATCATTTTTCTATCTCCCTCGACCTTGCAACGGGAGTACGTGAGATTGTCTGCACTGTTCCCCGAGGAGTACCCATGGAAAAGATTGTGCAACGGGTTCAGCAAGGTGCTTCGGGAACCTCGTACTCCCTCAGTGACTCCTACATGCACGAGCGAAATGAACGCACAATTGTGCACTTTGAAAGCAGTCGGAGAGATGAGGAAGATATTCGGGTTATTCTGCAACGAGGAAGATATTATGCGGCTCATACGGGGGAGGTTCACTTTATTATACACGGCGTAGAAGCACTTTCACCGAGCGATCGTCTTGACTACCTCACCTTCCCCTACGGTGGCTTTACCTATGTACTCATCCCATGGAAAGACAACGCTACAGACTACTATTCTCTCCTACAACGATATGATCAAGCAGTTCTTACAAAGATCCCCCTGGAATCTATGATTGATCGAAATACCGTTCGCTCCCGCTTCACCATCATGCTGGATAATAACTTGAGTGAAATGGAACTCAAAATTGCAGATATTTTGCGAAACGCCCCCACAACCCGGGCAGTTGCCTCTGTTGGGGGATCACGGGTACTCAGTAATTCCCGCAGCAGAAAAACCTTTTTCAAAGCTTTAAGTGCACGTAATATCCCCTTTTACGACCGACGCCCCATATCTGCGTTACCCGCCCCAAACACAGATCAAGAACGAAAAGATGCCCGTTCTCAGGGGCTCACCTATCTCTACGAAAATGTCTCCTTTGATACTGATACAGAGGAAGATATTCTTCCACGCCTCAAACAGGTTGCTGATCGGGCAATACGATCAGGAAGCGTTACCCTCTGGGTTGCTGCAACACCGGCGTTTATTTCTGCCCTTGAAGAGGCAGCCCCGTACTTTGAAGAACGGGGTATTCACCTTTCCCCCTTACCATAA
- the miaA gene encoding tRNA (adenosine(37)-N6)-dimethylallyltransferase MiaA: MKIPVVLGPTAVGKSGFALEVAEKIQGEIVSCDSRQVYRFMDIGTAKPSLQEQKRVPHHLLDCVDPSHEYSAVQWAEAAQQALDDICSRGRIPVICGGSFFYYQVLAEGGRGMSQKNETFRRECHAREQQSPGVLYADLQREDPRRAENIHPHDIYRTIRALEARYYPADRVNESVGGDHEFVPLVLTRPRAELYERINTRVVMMKFHGLIEEFSALLAQGYGESTPGLKSVGYKELFNYIHGKCSLDDALSTIQRNTRRYAKRQLTWIRNKLSSNYVFRADQTCSMEETVLRLVHGKYEKE; this comes from the coding sequence ATGAAAATACCGGTTGTGTTAGGCCCCACGGCAGTGGGGAAAAGTGGCTTCGCCCTTGAGGTTGCGGAAAAAATACAGGGGGAGATTGTCTCCTGTGACTCTCGGCAGGTGTATCGATTTATGGATATCGGGACGGCAAAACCCTCATTGCAAGAGCAGAAACGAGTCCCACATCATCTGCTTGATTGTGTAGATCCTTCCCATGAATATTCTGCCGTGCAGTGGGCAGAGGCTGCGCAACAGGCCCTTGATGACATCTGTTCCCGGGGGCGTATTCCCGTGATCTGCGGGGGAAGTTTCTTCTATTATCAGGTTCTTGCAGAGGGGGGGCGGGGCATGTCTCAAAAAAATGAGACCTTTCGTCGTGAATGTCATGCCCGTGAGCAGCAGTCACCGGGAGTTTTGTATGCAGATTTGCAGCGGGAGGATCCTCGTCGGGCTGAAAATATTCATCCCCATGACATCTACCGGACCATACGTGCCTTAGAAGCACGGTATTACCCGGCAGACAGGGTGAATGAATCTGTCGGGGGTGACCATGAGTTTGTACCTCTTGTTCTTACCCGTCCTCGTGCGGAGCTCTATGAGCGAATAAATACCCGTGTTGTCATGATGAAATTCCATGGTTTGATAGAGGAGTTTTCTGCTCTCCTTGCGCAGGGCTACGGTGAGAGTACGCCCGGACTGAAAAGTGTTGGATATAAGGAGTTATTTAATTATATTCATGGAAAGTGTTCTCTTGATGACGCCCTGTCTACAATTCAACGGAATACGCGAAGATATGCAAAGCGCCAACTGACATGGATACGTAATAAACTCTCTTCGAACTATGTATTCAGGGCAGATCAAACATGTTCTATGGAAGAGACTGTATTGCGATTGGTGCATGGAAAATACGAAAAGGAGTAG
- a CDS encoding HEAT repeat domain-containing protein produces MKLHYSILILMSLLIPLAGKTRQSAIYRIPHADFLHGGSLASQYRLVFLHDRSDELEHVHMGRASFGVSEYLNLSLDWTGEGVSFGVKGRIMSELNGWPSLAIGVRDLFASMPMAYDLQDVEKAERTGELFIAAGRTIDPYAVRFHGGVTSLPDSKSDQFNLFVGMEKHIAGSFFITLEGWSMADRFHLLFSSTFRFLEDDRGEVVFALTDLEHLLRDSRGNTSLALRDDGRDDGVRPAISLGIGYTFPTGVGETVAFRSLEDLYQQGRDDMDALKQRLSLLEDSLEDLSVHHGHTTHRVDSLAEYIASIDSLSPEYREVYYILEDLHRHFTTRPVNYERIRRYQQDIYGLGDAAVEPLLTIVAQEDVPVPIKYQGVSVLGHMQRSEAVPLFLEQLAESQDSRYRVELIVALGFIGDRSAQDVIEELTTSADTMVSTAAREVLTMWETGAGRETLQEQSPFTIDLEYIEQ; encoded by the coding sequence GTGAAGCTCCATTATTCGATTCTTATTCTTATGAGCCTTCTCATTCCCCTTGCGGGGAAGACGAGACAGAGTGCGATCTACCGTATTCCCCATGCAGACTTTCTTCACGGAGGGAGCCTGGCAAGTCAGTATCGCCTGGTGTTTCTCCATGATAGATCCGACGAGCTTGAGCATGTGCATATGGGAAGAGCTTCATTTGGGGTGAGTGAATATCTTAATCTGTCCCTTGACTGGACAGGAGAGGGAGTCTCCTTTGGGGTAAAAGGGCGCATTATGAGTGAGCTGAATGGGTGGCCCTCCCTTGCTATTGGAGTGCGCGATCTCTTTGCCAGCATGCCCATGGCATATGACTTACAGGATGTTGAAAAAGCGGAACGAACAGGGGAGCTTTTTATTGCGGCGGGACGGACGATTGATCCTTACGCAGTACGGTTTCACGGAGGAGTTACGAGTCTCCCTGATTCAAAGAGTGACCAGTTTAATCTTTTTGTGGGCATGGAAAAGCATATTGCCGGTTCTTTTTTTATTACGTTAGAAGGATGGAGCATGGCCGATCGGTTTCACCTGCTCTTTTCAAGTACCTTTCGGTTTTTAGAAGATGATCGCGGTGAAGTGGTCTTTGCCCTCACAGATCTTGAACATCTTCTGCGAGATTCACGGGGAAATACAAGCTTGGCCCTTCGCGATGACGGGCGCGATGATGGTGTTCGACCGGCCATATCCCTCGGGATTGGGTATACTTTTCCCACGGGGGTGGGGGAAACCGTGGCGTTTCGAAGTTTAGAAGATTTGTACCAGCAGGGACGCGACGATATGGATGCGCTCAAACAACGTCTAAGCCTGCTGGAAGATTCCCTGGAGGATCTTTCCGTACACCATGGTCATACCACGCATCGTGTCGATTCCCTTGCGGAGTATATTGCGTCCATAGATTCTCTCTCTCCTGAATATCGAGAGGTGTACTATATACTCGAAGATTTACATCGGCATTTTACCACACGCCCAGTTAATTACGAACGGATCCGTCGGTATCAGCAAGATATCTACGGCTTGGGAGATGCCGCTGTGGAGCCACTTCTTACAATTGTAGCACAGGAGGATGTGCCCGTTCCTATTAAATACCAGGGTGTCTCTGTTTTGGGGCATATGCAACGCAGTGAAGCGGTCCCCCTGTTTCTTGAACAGTTGGCAGAGAGTCAGGATAGTCGGTATCGGGTGGAGCTGATTGTTGCTCTCGGGTTTATTGGAGACCGATCTGCGCAGGATGTCATAGAAGAGCTTACTACTTCTGCAGATACCATGGTTTCTACGGCAGCGCGAGAGGTATTAACCATGTGGGAGACGGGGGCTGGAAGAGAAACCCTTCAGGAGCAAAGCCCCTTTACCATCGATCTTGAATACATTGAACAGTAA
- the efp gene encoding elongation factor P: MFKASQLSEGNIIIFNKEPYKIVEMKNTMTGRGGNTISTVLRHIINGTQAKHRFKSDDKVERPFIEKRDFEYLYAAGDDLFFMDLETFDQVDMKLEEAGSAAGYLIPNTKCTLEIYEGRPIGIQVPKTVELKILSTEPVIKAATASNSSTKPAELETGIKVQVPMFIEEGEVIVINTVTGKYQGRSES; this comes from the coding sequence ATGTTTAAAGCAAGTCAGTTATCAGAAGGTAATATCATTATTTTTAATAAGGAACCGTACAAAATAGTGGAGATGAAAAATACCATGACCGGTCGTGGTGGTAACACTATTTCAACGGTATTACGTCATATCATTAATGGGACACAGGCAAAGCACCGTTTTAAATCTGATGATAAGGTGGAACGCCCTTTTATTGAAAAACGTGATTTTGAATATCTCTATGCCGCAGGGGATGATCTTTTCTTCATGGATCTGGAGACTTTCGATCAGGTTGATATGAAGCTGGAAGAAGCCGGAAGTGCTGCAGGATACCTTATACCAAACACCAAATGTACCCTTGAAATATATGAAGGCCGCCCCATCGGGATTCAGGTTCCGAAAACAGTAGAGCTGAAGATTCTTTCCACAGAGCCAGTTATTAAGGCAGCAACCGCTTCTAATAGTTCTACAAAACCGGCAGAGCTTGAAACGGGAATTAAGGTGCAGGTTCCCATGTTTATTGAGGAAGGTGAAGTAATTGTTATTAATACGGTTACAGGAAAATATCAGGGAAGATCAGAGTCGTAG
- the glgC gene encoding glucose-1-phosphate adenylyltransferase yields MDTFNRVSGHPNVMAMVMAGGEGSRLYPLTKDRAKPAVIFGGKYRIIDFVLNNFVNSGIYKIKVLTQFKADSLIRHITGGWTLSPMLGQYVDPVPAQMRTGKNWYQGTADAIYQNLNLIKDENPDYLAVFGADHIYKMDISLMLKYHISNGAVATVAAIPKPIDEASAFGVIEINENGRMIGFQEKPAHPKPIPGNPEMALCSMGNYIFTKEFIVDRLCDDADDTASSHDFGKDIIPAIYEKFPVYVYNFANNVIPGETKEQSTYWEDVGTIEAYYRANMTLRDVIPDINLYNSRWPIRTKAGQSAPSKFVFGSKKNEKDPRVGQAIDSLISGECIISGSEVINSVLSRGVRVHSYSRVEDSIVFPDVEIGDRCKIRRAIIDRDVKIPAGTEIGFDIEKDRERYFVSESGIVIVS; encoded by the coding sequence ATGGATACCTTTAACAGAGTGTCAGGGCATCCCAATGTTATGGCCATGGTGATGGCCGGGGGAGAAGGGTCTCGTTTGTATCCTTTGACGAAGGACAGGGCAAAGCCAGCGGTTATATTTGGAGGGAAATACCGAATTATTGATTTCGTTCTTAATAATTTTGTCAATTCAGGAATTTATAAAATTAAGGTGCTTACCCAGTTTAAGGCAGACTCCTTAATTCGTCATATTACGGGTGGATGGACCTTAAGTCCCATGCTTGGTCAATATGTAGATCCTGTGCCTGCACAGATGCGCACCGGAAAAAATTGGTACCAGGGTACGGCCGATGCGATTTATCAAAATCTTAATCTGATTAAGGATGAAAACCCGGACTATCTTGCCGTGTTCGGTGCTGATCATATTTACAAGATGGATATTTCTCTGATGTTGAAGTATCATATCTCCAATGGCGCTGTTGCGACGGTTGCGGCGATACCAAAACCTATTGATGAAGCCTCTGCTTTCGGCGTTATTGAGATAAATGAAAATGGGAGAATGATTGGGTTTCAGGAAAAGCCTGCTCATCCTAAGCCGATTCCCGGAAACCCTGAGATGGCCCTTTGTTCCATGGGCAATTACATCTTTACGAAAGAGTTCATTGTGGATCGTCTCTGTGATGATGCAGATGATACTGCCTCAAGCCATGATTTTGGAAAAGACATTATACCTGCAATCTACGAAAAGTTTCCCGTATATGTGTATAATTTCGCTAATAATGTTATCCCCGGTGAAACAAAAGAGCAGAGTACCTATTGGGAAGATGTGGGAACCATCGAAGCGTATTATCGGGCAAATATGACCCTTCGCGATGTTATACCTGATATTAATCTGTATAATTCCCGCTGGCCCATACGGACAAAGGCAGGGCAGAGTGCACCCTCAAAATTTGTGTTTGGGAGCAAGAAGAATGAAAAAGATCCCCGGGTGGGACAGGCAATTGATTCCCTTATCTCCGGTGAGTGTATTATCTCCGGTAGTGAGGTGATTAACTCGGTCTTATCACGAGGGGTGCGTGTTCATAGTTATTCACGGGTAGAAGACTCCATTGTCTTTCCCGATGTAGAAATTGGGGATCGATGTAAGATTCGTCGTGCAATTATAGACCGTGATGTAAAGATTCCTGCGGGAACGGAGATCGGCTTTGATATTGAAAAAGATCGTGAGCGGTACTTCGTATCGGAAAGCGGTATTGTTATTGTCTCATAG
- a CDS encoding helix-turn-helix transcriptional regulator: protein MKQIERARFFLFAGIFLLLIAGILSITAYRGSPRFIYTPEDDTIHIYTFSDSLEWKGQSSVFHEKTDRGIRFTYTLQEGYAYPYAGIGFENETELFALTEYDTLLLSIADNRTESITVCLNTTTEAEHSPSRVKLCKIIKTGSSDTTHPLLLKNFIPPQWWLNEHDLFFEDIQELRPSLHVESIVLTNHEQNTITTPYSTTITSLAVTQKSPFFLLYGIVAGAILSFALFFYYQRVPQEKPAPLPPHKNILLQNHIDQDLQRLTDYIGSEFDNPDLSVEMVSENTGISRSQIPELLRKNYAMLFRQYVNTLRIKEAQRLLRETDRQITEIALAVGYRYPSTFNRIFKDTCHCSPNEYRKKEHRHE from the coding sequence ATGAAACAAATAGAACGGGCACGATTTTTTCTTTTTGCAGGAATCTTTCTACTCCTTATCGCAGGGATACTCTCTATCACGGCGTACCGTGGGAGCCCCCGATTTATCTACACTCCGGAAGATGACACCATACACATCTACACCTTTTCCGACTCCCTTGAATGGAAAGGGCAGAGCTCTGTATTCCATGAAAAAACAGATCGGGGAATCCGTTTTACCTACACACTCCAAGAAGGGTACGCCTACCCCTATGCAGGGATTGGCTTTGAAAACGAAACAGAGCTTTTTGCTCTTACCGAATATGATACCCTGCTTCTTTCAATTGCTGATAACAGAACCGAAAGCATCACCGTTTGTCTTAATACAACCACCGAAGCAGAACACAGCCCTTCTCGGGTAAAGCTCTGTAAGATCATTAAAACAGGCTCGTCAGACACAACACATCCACTCCTGCTGAAAAACTTCATTCCCCCCCAATGGTGGCTCAATGAGCATGATCTCTTCTTTGAAGATATTCAAGAGCTTCGTCCCAGCTTACACGTAGAATCCATTGTCCTCACGAATCATGAACAAAACACAATTACAACCCCCTACAGCACCACCATAACATCCCTTGCGGTCACACAAAAATCGCCATTTTTCCTTTTGTATGGCATCGTGGCAGGGGCGATTCTCTCCTTCGCCCTCTTCTTCTATTATCAAAGAGTACCGCAGGAAAAACCAGCTCCGCTTCCTCCACATAAGAACATCCTCCTTCAAAATCATATTGACCAAGATCTCCAACGGCTGACGGACTACATCGGCTCTGAATTTGATAATCCCGATTTATCCGTAGAGATGGTGTCGGAAAACACCGGAATCAGTCGCTCTCAAATTCCGGAATTATTGCGAAAAAACTATGCCATGCTGTTTCGCCAATATGTAAACACATTACGTATAAAAGAAGCCCAGCGACTGCTTCGTGAAACAGATCGGCAAATAACCGAAATAGCTCTTGCCGTGGGATATCGGTACCCCTCCACATTCAACCGTATATTTAAAGACACCTGTCACTGTTCACCTAATGAATATCGAAAAAAGGAGCATAGGCATGAATAA